The following is a genomic window from Hemitrygon akajei chromosome 6, sHemAka1.3, whole genome shotgun sequence.
gaggtgggacagatgctcatgccgacaactgctggctataaggatgtcgtccaagtagatgaacgcaaagtccaggtcgcgtcccaccacgtccGTTAGCCGCTGGatcgtctgtgcggcattcttcaggccaaacgacattcggaggaactcgaacaggccgaacggggtgatgagtgctgttttgaggatgtcttcagggtgcaccgggatttgatggtatccccggacgaggtctactttggaaaagattcttgccccgtgcaggtttgctgcaaagtcctgtatgtgcggcacggggtagcggtctggagtggtagcctcgttcagactgcggtagtcgccgcatggtcttcaacccctggctgctttgggcaccatgtgcagggaggGAGGCCCATTGGCTGTCGGACCttcgtacgatccccaattcctccatcctcttgaactcctccttcgccaggcggagcttttccggggggagccttcgtgtgcgggcgtggaggggtggtccctgggtcggaatgtggtgccgtaccccgtgtctgggcatggctgccatgaactgcggagccagaatcgatggaaagtccaccaggaggATTCTGGTGAACTCGTTGTccgacagtgtgatggagtccaggtgtggggccggcaacttggcttcacccagggagaacgtctggaaagtctcggcacctaccagtcttttcccttgcaagtcgaccagcaggctgtgagctcgcaagaagtctgcccctaggagtggttgggccacggcggccagtgtgaagtcccacgtgaacgggctggcgccgaactgcagctgcactgtgcgggtgccgtaggtccgtatcgtgctgccgtttgcagccctcagggtgggtcctggcttcctgttgcgggtgtcgtaccccgtcgggggcaagacactgatctccgctccggtgtcgaccaagaagcggcgtcccgactgtttgtcccagacgtacaagaggctgtcctggtggccagccactatagtcattagcggcagctggccctggccctggcccttgcagggcgggtgacaacAGCGGgattttgtgccccaccgctggtggtagaaacaccactgttcactggcctcctcactcctgcctctatgttgtgtgcgcccccctgccgggcctggtctggtctgctgttgggcgcgtggcctggtaatttgaccgacggacgccacactctccctcttggctttccacagcacgtctgcccaggccgccaccttccgggggtcgctgaaatcggtgtcggccagcagcagatgtatgtcctcaggcagccgctctaggaacgcttgctcgaacatgaggcagggcttgtgtccgtcagccagggacagcatctcgttcatcaatgctgacggcagtctgtctcccaaactgtccaggtgaagcaggcgggcacctcgctcacactgtgagaggccaaaagtcccaatgagcagcgctttgaatgcttcatatttgccttcttccgggggtgactgtatgaaatccgcaacctgggtggccgtctcctggtcaagggcgctcaccacgtggtagtaacgtgtggaatcagaagatatctgccgaatgtggaactgggcttctgcttggctaaaccacacgcgtggtcgcagcgtccagaaagtcggcagttttagcgaaactgcgtgaacagatgaagagtcggtcatctttggtccaaatcccgtttggaccgtcggggtcaccaacgtagcgatgtgctacacagcgctgaaataatgacacgcagtcggtaagccgtttcgagactaatttattcaaacttcatggCGCttatccctagcgcccgccctctccgggcggaaatgacatcagaggtgcattaccaaagtcttccCCCgcatgctggctatttgtgagctggttagcctgcgcagaaagtgggtcaccacgtTATTAATGAGAGGTACAATTGTTtgcgttattagtttaggcagatagtgtttgtctattactgtgacatagatgaagatcagaccacattttaagaGTAATTAACACAGAAaaagtaattgcaaagggttcacaaactttttcttgcaactttatataattttaaaaaaatacatcaaaatgctggaaacactggcaggcagcatttgtagagaGAAATGAATAACATTTCAAATGGAAAACCCTCCTTCAGAACTTACTATTAAATTGTGGACTATAAATGGCCGTGCTTTGGCCTAACAGTGTTACATGGCACATAACTTGTCATAAAAATATTGTGTTAACATTGCTATCTAGGGTTTAATTATCAGCACTTCGTTCATGTAGTATTTTTCTTTTGTTAAGTTACCTGTTGGTAATTTTTGATGTGCCAATGTCAATCAGCGTTAGAAAAGTGAAATATGTTAATATTCTAGGAAAATTGGGAACATGGAGACAAGGGGTAATAAGCTGTTTAATTGATATAAGCAGTTCTTTTCACATGATTCATTTTGAACTATGACCTAGTTTGCATTTCTTTTTATCCTTTGTCTCCTAACATGTTATGCTTATAGAAGTTTTTCAGTTTTATTGTTGATTGATTGCTCTTCTCAAAATCCTTTGCCAACTTTTGCTTCAGGCAGGAAGGAGAAAGTGGAGGTTGGTTAGGGTAGAGTGAAAATGGAAGACGGGGGTAAACAATAGTTGCTCTATCTGTCTTTAAAGCAATCACAAATTACTGATTTAATAATGCTTTATATCTTTACTTAATGGTCCATGCTTGTAATTTATAATGTTTGTATCCTTTTGCTGCAGCAATTTCATGCGTCAGGAATGTTTGGATTCAAGGTTTGTGTTTGACAGACCGCTGCCAGTATCACGTCTTGTGGGCCTGATTGGAAGCAGTATCCTTTAGATATAAATGGACTGAAACATTTGGTTTTATAAGaccctaagatataggagcagaatttggacatttagcccatcaggtctgctccactgtttcatcatggctgatccattttccctctaagctccaacctcctgccttctccctgtatcccttcatgccctgactaatcaagaatctatcaatctctgccttaaatatagccaatgacttggactccacagctacctgtggcaaggaattccacagattcaccactttctgtctaaagaaatttctcctcatctccattctaaaagggtgtCCCTGtatcctgaagctgtgtcctctggtcttgcataccctcaccataggaaacatctccacatcctaaCGAAGCCATTCAgaattcgataggttttaataaggccacccctcattcttctgaattccagtgagtagaggcccagagccatcaaacactcttcatatgacaagactGTCAATCCTGCtattatttttgtgaatctcctttgaaccctctccaatgtcagcacatcctttattagataagacgcccaaaacttctcacaatactccaagtgaggcctcaccagtgctttataaaccctcaacattacatcctttcttttatattctagtcctctccaaGTGAAAAGTAACATTATGTTTTAATATTCCTTTTCTTTGTTACATTGGTAGTTGGTAAGTGCAGTTGAATTTCAAATAAATATTACTAGGAACTGTTGGGttgatgtggaattcattgaacaATTCTTTAACCTTTTGGAAACTCAAATTCCTACACAGCGGTACGGAAGGCGACCATATGGTGTGGGATTGCTTATCGCTGGTTATGATGTAAGTTACAATCATTGCTCTAACTTTAACCTAATTAAAGCAGAGTAATTATATACTGAGAGCAAGATGATTGATTTCAATGCATGTGGGCCTTAATGTTGTCACTGACTATGTGATGAAAAGGAACTTGAATATTTAAATGTGTTTTCAAgtgtgggtggcatggtagtgtaacaTAACGCTATTACAACTTCATTAACCCAGGttcatttctgctgctgtctgtaaggagtttgtatgctctcctggtgatcatgtgggtttcctcccacattccaaagacactcacgttagtagattaattggtcacatgggtgtaattgggtggtgcaggtTCATTGAGCAGAAGGATATGTTACACTATGCTTTctctaaatataaataaaataaaattataacAACTTAAGCTTTCATAGTGCACTGGGAGCTACTTTCTGCTTTAGCTTGTCTGATTAAACCAACCTTCATTTTTTATTTTAAGGACATGGGCCCTCACATATTCCAAACATGTCCATCTGCTAATTACTTTGACTGTAAGGCTATGTCAATTGGTGCTCGTTCACAATCTGCTCGAACTTACCTTGAGCGAAAAATGGAAGAATTCCAGGACTGTAAGTGtgaaaaatttgttgtttttttttctctgttattcTGTTTATTCGTCACTGATTTTATTCACTGTTTTATTCATTATTGTTTTTATTCTTCTTCCACGTACTCACAAGGTGACTTAAATGATTTGGTTAAACATGGTCTTCAAGCCTTGAGGGAAACACTCCCTGCTGATCAGAATCTTGCTACAAAGGTATTAGTTTTGCCAATAGTATAAttaaatatttttgttttttttaaattgaacatTAAATATAATTTACTACACATAAGCTATAGCTAAGGACTGATTTTATACTAAAACATAAAATAGTTGTAAGTACTAATCTATTAATTCTCAATTGAGTTGTAAAATTCTGAAATTTTAATTTAGTCTTGGAGTTTGAATAATGTTAAGCTCATGCAGCATTGCCTGAATTTGAAAATGTACTTTCCTTCAGAATGTCTCAATTGGAATTGTGGGTAAAGACATTGATTTCACTATTTACGATGATGAAGATGTCGCACCATTTTTGGAAGGCTTAGAAGAAAGGCCTCAGAGAAAGGTATGCACAGAAAGTATTGGTATCGCTGCACACTCCAAATGTAATTGTAAGCATACTGTAAACTGctctgaaacaagagaaaatctatagatgctggaaatccaagcaacacacacaaaatgctgaaggaactcagcaggctatggaagagtacagtcagcattttgggccgagactcttcggtaggactggaggaaaaaaagctgaggagtagattttaaaagtaggagaggggagagagaaacacaaggtgataggtgaaacctgaagggggagggatgaagtaaggagctgggaagttgattggtgagagagacagaaggccatggaagaaaggggggggggggggggggaagagcaccagagggagatgatgggcaggtgagaaagggaaaaggggttggagaaatggtgaaggagagttggggggggggggggtgcattaccagaagttagagaaatcaattttcatgccatcaggttggaggctacccagacggaatataaggtgttgttcctccaacctaagcatggcctcatcacgacagtagaggaggccatggatagacatatcggaatggaaagtggaattataatggatggccactggaagATTCCGCTTCTTCTGGCAGAAGGAGCAtaagtgctcgacaaagcggtctcccaatctatgtcgggtctcagcaatatacaggaggccacaccgggagtaccagacacagtatataaccccaacagattcacaggtgaagtgtcgcctcgcctggaaggactgtctatgGCCAATCAGTGTCAGATGTTTGCACAAGCATACCTCTATGTCACAAACTGCAAGCCAAAAATGTATTAGACTATTTGCAATTTctgtatatttttaaatcaaAAGGTCCTCTTTATTAAGATGATACACCAGAGACTCTTGATTAGAGGTTTagataataaatattttgcagagAAAATTGCACTGCATATCACCACTGAAAGTTTGTTAAGCAACTGAGACTATTCTTTCCTGACTTAAGTTTACACAATTTTCTTAAAATTGTCTCAAAAATTTTCTTAAAAGAACCTTTGGTCCTATCAGTGAAGCAGCCTGCCTGACCAATCAGCAGCATTGTGTCATACTTTATCAGCTCAAACATTTTTGGTTTTTTAAATATTTGAACAAATTATTGACTCTTCAAATCTCTGATGTGTTGATTATGTAACTGATTTGATCCCAAAGTGATTATTTTTACTTTAATATGTAGTGGTGAATTTTATTGTTACTGATTCAATATAAATTTTAAGTACTATAAAAAGCTTTTGAAATACTTGATAAAGAATTATGACTGTAAATATTTTCTACTGATTGAGGATATAAATTCAAGTTTGTAAGTTTTAGTTGAAGTGTAGACTTTTTCTACTTTACTAATATCAGAAAAATGTCTTACAGGCAGCCCCATCTGATGATGCCCCTTCATCTGAAAAACCAGAAGAACCAATGGAACATTAATCTAttgtctgttttgtgctttgtaACTGTATTTACAACACAGCTTTGGCAGGGCATTCAGAAACTTGTACTTAAATAAAATGAGGATAAAAGAATACTATAATTGACTTTTTTCTATACAGATTTTGATATCTATCAACATAAACCATCTGTGAAACTAATAAACTTGTGTATTACTGGAAGTTGCAAGCTTTTTTTTGGTATAGAATATCAAATGTTTGGTTAGACAATTATTGTATGAAAGTCATATCTGATATAGTTGCAAAGCTTAACTGAGAAGATGTAAACTTTGCATCTCGTAGTAACTATGTCTAATAATGAGTCAGTAGAATAATGCCCTATTTTTGAGTTAGTAGATTTTAAGTAGGATCGGAGTAATTTTGGTAGACCTGCCCTTGGTGTTGAGCTTTTATCCTTGATTAGCAGCCGGTATTTGCAGACTGACGATATCGAGTTAAGCTGGGCACAAGAGGTTGCTGCTATGGAAACAGCTTGTTGAGCCAGCccatcctgctcttcttgggcatcaATATGATTTGTCTTCAGCTTGGAGAGGTTGAAGGTGTCCTTGCACACTCCAGCCAGCTGGTTTGCACAGGTATTCAGTGCCCTGTCAGGTAAATAAGCCCGCTGGAGGAACAGGAAGTGAACAACTACCCAGCTGTAGTTTTAGTGAAGGCTACCAATCCTTTTCATAGAATTTCATTCATGTTATTCatgtcacagtagcatagcagttagcatgatggtATTACAGCTTAGGGTGTTGCAGCTCAGAGTTCAAGTccggcaccatctgtaaggagtctgtacatcctcccgcCAGAATGAATGGatttttccccaggtgctctggtttcctcccacagtcccaaggcATAATgtataggttaattgctcattacaaattgttccgtgattatgctatggttaaattgggggttgctcaGTGGCAAAGCTCGAAGGGCTTATCCCATGcggtatctcaaaataaatattcATTGAATTTTATAAGAACTATAATTTCATCCCTTCTCAACAGGCATTTCTTAAGGCTTTTTTTGATTTCTTCATTTCACTACATATGGAAGAATCCCACTTCATTGAATTTTATCTTTAACCATACCCATCCTTTCTTCAGCAGAAGATGGGTTTATCATTTCTAGTTACTGAATAAACGTGTAATTTCTAACTCAGGACCCATTTCTTCCACTAGGAGTTTACTGGAGAGACCCATTAATGTTTACACTAAAAGAATATCtgggcttttttttttgctggaagCAACAAAAGCAAACCCAGGACCTCAGTTACACTCTGCAGCACTATATTTGCCTCCTCTTAAAACCTAAAGTAGCTTTTCTCGTCAATATTTTCTGGGGAATTGCTTCATCGTCAAGCAATGTTTTTAATGGATTTTACCATAGCCTATATTTTTTTTCAATGATTAAATAGATTGATCATTTATCATCATGGCTTCAaactgcaaagtaaatttattatgaaagtgtgtatatgtcactctatattaccctgagattcattttcttgcagacattcacagtagaacaaagaaatagaatagaatcaatgaaaaactacacacaaaaattgACAGAGAATCAATGTAGAAAAGAAGACATTGTGCAAAGTCACAAAAAACTAATAATatgtaaataatgctgagaaaatgagttgtagtGTCCTTCAATGGTTGTAAAATCAGTaaagcattgaggtgagtgaacttcacaagcctgatggttgaaggataataaatgttcctgaaactgatggtGTGGGGCcgaaggctcctatacctccttaccaatggtagcaatgaaaagggaGAGTGACCTGGAAGGTGGGGCTTATAGATTCTGCTTTCTTGCAGCAGCGCTCCTTGTGGAAGTGCTCAATAGTGAGGGGGGTTTTCCTCTGATTCAATGGGCTgtatttttgtaggcttttctgttatTGGATATAACAGAATATCCATACTAACTCCATACTAGagtgtaatgcaaccagtcaggatactctctgcTGTGCgtatatagaagtttgtcaaagttattGATGACTTGCGGAATCTGCACAAACTTAAATTAGAGGCGTAGCCGTGTGTTCTTTGTATTTCTTTAATTCTGAAGTAAtttggattattgcacagagaaAATAATATTGCCTATTCATCTATGCAAGTACCGTTTAAAAATCTGTTGAATCTTATGTTAGTGCAGTGACTACTTATCTCCTGTTATAGCTTCCATCATTGGTATCAACCTGCTCCCAGATATTTGCTTATGTTTCCTAAATGCACATAAAAAGTGAAAGACTGGAAGGATATAGGCAACATTAAATTAGAAATCACTGCACTGCAAGAATTTATAAGATTAATACAGTATAGTAAAGTATTAatatacaactggaataatataaTGGATATGCAAACAAATATATCActgttacacacaaaatgctggaggaactccaaggctggaatgtcgactgtacttttttccatagatgctgcctggcctgctgagttcttccagcatttttgtgtgttgcttggatttccagtatctgcagattctctcgtttATATCACTTGTATTGGGTTATGGTGCAAGTTTGTCTGCAATGTTACTAAGCAAGTGCTAGATAAGCTCAAGTATCATAAAAATAATATAATTCCACACTACTTCTGATTTGAGTTGGCCTACCAAGTTATCACAGACATTTTTAGTCAAATTGGCATTTCAAATTTGCCAGATAATTAATGAGCTAACAGATTAAAAGAATAGATAGCCTGTGAATTATGAGATAAAATTTGAGCCAGATAGCAGGTATGTGTTGACTTGGTAGCTCTCAATTAGGACATCAAAAGGACAGTTCTCAGTGCCATGCATTTAGCAGGGGGAGTGGGAGGGTATGGAATGTATTATTTCCTGTTTCTGATCATGGTCTAGCTAGCTTCACTGAAAGAATATCTGAATGTCTATTGAGGATTTGGCTGTAATCATGCACCAAAATAAAATTTTATTGAGGCTTGTTGTGTTTTTTGAGATTAGTATTCTTTGGACAAATAAATTCTAAAGCTATACGTCTTCTATGATGTGTAACCTGTAAGTTCATATTGAACTGCTGCTTTTCCTTTCAAGTCTTTGCACAATTTACATACACTGACATTGGTGCCATTTGCCCTGCAGTCATAAACCTTACCTTGATTAAAAACAAACTATGTAAATATTAAAAGCAGCATGCTTGTCACAAAGAACTAAATTCCCATTGTGATCTTCATTCTTGATTAAATAGCGGTAACAGTAAGCAGCTTTGATTTTGGAAGTGGGAATCTTTGCTACCTCAATGATATCTCCAACAACAGCGTAGGAGGATGATTTTGTGATTCTGTCATTCATGCTTAAAGGCCCACTGATATAAATGATGGAGAATGATTTTATGCACTTAACTTACATTTAAGTATCCtcattattgctgtttattttggATAAATTATTCTGTTTCCATTTGAAATTAGTGTAGTTTCTGCTCTGTTGTTTGCTTTTTGAGGATATAGACATTGTCTGCTCTCAGAAGACTATTAGGAATCCCATGACTTAATCCACCTCCAAAATTTTGGCCAATTCAGTGTTGTCAATAAACTTAGTTTTATTGTTTCAACAGTAATCTGGTGACATTGATTTTCAAATGGTTTAATGTTATCCTGTTTGTAAAGTGTGTGTTGAGTATATACTTCCATTTACAAGGAAATGATTTGGGGTATTTCTAAGAAGTGCATAATTGGCTGAATTAGTCAAAAAAACGTGTAAAAATAAAAGTAAGGATGAATCAACCCTCTATTTAAGTCAAGCCAAGAAAAGACTGATTAATCATTAAACATGCAATCAAGTTTTGGAAgcaaatagatttaaaaaaaacattctctAGTTGAAAGAAGCAATGTATGTCCCATTGCCGAAAAACAGATAAGGTATGGGAAGTTGCAGAGATTTCATTGAATGTAAGGCATTTAGCACAGAATAAAAGCAGGGACAGCAATTAGCCTGCAGATCCCGTACGTCTGGAGCAACATACAcagaatattggaggaactctgaaattcaggcagcatcaacgcACAGAAATTAAATTGATGCTTTGAGCTGAAACCCTTTATCACAAATCAAGCACCATATGATTTACACAAAATGTGGGACAGAAATCAAATTAATCCTTAGATAATGGGAGATTAATCTGCATTAGATTGTACATTAGATAATACCATGGACTGTTCCCTCAGAACAATTTGAAATGGAACCcttggaaagtaaaataaaattTCATCTCAGCGTGGATTTGTTGATAACTGGTGGTTGAATAGGGCTTGGattgaaatttaattttagcttTCAATGCCGAACTTTACAAAACAAAGTAAACCAACCGTTTATTTAAGCTTTATTTCACTGCTAATTAGAACAGATTAAATTTGAATAGAGTAATGAATAAAGGAAGAAAAGTGAATTTGGACATAACTGATGTAAATTAGATTGCTGGTATACATAGATCACCTTGtttttgaaactttgaaattaAGAGTATTTGTTCTACACAGGAATTTGCTGTTGAGATAGTCAATTCTACCACTTAACATGTTTCAGAGATTGTAGCAGGGATGTTTGATATTTTCTCCTCTTTAAATCTTTAATGCAAATTCATGTTTTAAGGTATTTTGGAatatactgaagtaaaatattttACAGAATGAGTTATGTATTTGGTCTGCACAATGTAGATGTTTGGGTTATCAAGACTGATAGAGTAATTGAACATAAATGCAATTTGGAAACAATGACTCAAAAGAAAAGCTGATAAAATCTGGAGAGTTTGCTGTGGATGTCAGAAGTGTTGGACCCAGTGGAAGTTTTGTTTTTAATCCACTATTCTGTGCACTGGCCAATGCTGGCAAGGTCAAAATTTGTTGTCAATCCCTCATTGCCTTTCAGAAAGTGCTGGTGACCTATTGCCTTGACCTGCTGCTGTGCTTTGGCTAAGATACTCCCACTTTGTTGCTGAGTCAGGAGTGCAGACCCAGGAATAATGAAGGAGAAGAAATGCTATTCCAAATTGAGAAGGTACTGGCTTGCTTTGAGAGGCAATACTGtactctgctgggtgagaaaaCTTGCTGTATTTTGTGGATGATACACAACAATTAATGCACACTGGTGATGGAGGGGTTAAATTCTTGCCTGCTGATGTGCTGCAACTAAAATGGTTTACTTTATCCTGGATGATGTCCAGTTTAAGAACTGCTAGTAATGCACTCATCCATAAAAGTGGAGAGTATTTTATATCCTTTCCAGTTCATACCTTAAAAGTGATGGGAAGGCTATGGGGATTTTGGAAGTGAATGATTCAGCGCACTTCGTTCTTGTCTTCATCAACCTCACCCTCGCTCAACGCTTCAATTGAAGAACCGCAAAAGAGTCCAGGCAACCAGGCCACACCCTCCGCTCCCAACCTCACAGAACTGCCTCGgaaacagcaaagcaccagatgaCTCAATCAGCTTGAAAACataccatcaaaatgtaaatcacaggatCCAATTGCATGCAGCATTGTAGTAGAATCATATTTCaaagaagaagtaaaagaagtaGTTTCCTGGACTGTGCAAAACATTGCCGTAGGTTGCATTGATCGCAGGCATAATCATCTCGGTGCCATTTTTAattggttggcacaatattgtgggccaaagggccaaatGATGCTGcactgatctatgttctgtgacaCCAACCACTAGAGTTTTTTCCTTtcatgatcattgacttcagttttGCTGGTGAACATTGATGCCATCTCAGCTTGATATTGCCTTGATATCAAGGGCAGACTCTCTTTGCTTATTTCAGGAATTTAGCTCTTCATATCATATTTGGAACAAGGCTATCATGAGGTCTGGAACAGAGCGGTAAAGGCAAAACCTAAAGTGGACATCAGTCAGTTGGTCATTGGTGATTAAGTTCCACTTCCTACCACTATAAACAATAGATTCATTACAATGTTAATGACTGAGAATAGACTGTTCAGGTGTAACCAGTCCGCTTGTATTCACATTTCTGTCAACAGAACATACCTGGACGGTTGTTTGCATTGTCAGTTTGATGCTATCTCGTAgagctggtagaatctcaggtggtgataagagggtgtacaggagggagatttgccaactcaaggagtggtgcctcagcaacaacctggcactcaatgtcagtaagatgaaagagctgattatgggcttcgggaagggtaagatgaaggaaaacataacaatcctcatagagggatcaggagtgaagagagtgagcagtttcaagttcctgggtgtcaggatctctgaggatctaacctggtcccaatatatcgatgtagttataaagaaggcaagacagcggctatacagtacttcatttggagtttgaagagatttggcatgtcaacaaatacactcaaaaacttctatagatttaccaccgagagcattctgataggctgcatcactgtctggtatggggtagagggctactgcataggaccgaaagaagctgcagagggttgtaaatttagacagctccatcttgggtactagcctacaaagtacccaggacgtcttcaggaagcagtgtctcagaaagacagcatccattattaaggacctccagcacccaggacatgcccttttctcactgttaccatcaggtaagaggtacagaagcctgaaggcacacactcagtgattcaggatccattcctaaatggatattgaacccttagacactacctcactttttttaaatatacagtatttctgttttttgcacatttttaaaatctattcaatgtatgtatactgtaattgatttatttctttatttattattatttttttctctcttctagattatgtattgcattgaactgctgctgctaagttaacaaatttcatgtcacatgccagtaataataaaccagAGTGTGAGTCCATAAGAGTTACACAACGAGGAAAGAGGCCATCTGGGGCCCAGTTGGtaaatgctgaccaagatgcctgaATCCAAGCTAATCACATCTTCAAGAACATGACAAATAAGCTTCTAaatctttccaatccatgtacctgtccagctgTCTTTTAAACATGTTTACTG
Proteins encoded in this region:
- the psma1 gene encoding proteasome subunit alpha type-1, producing MFRNQYDNDVTVWSPQGRIHQIEYAMEAVKQGSATVGLKSKTHAVLVALKRAQSELAAHQKKVLHVDSHIGISIAGLTADARLLCNFMRQECLDSRFVFDRPLPVSRLVGLIGSKTQIPTQRYGRRPYGVGLLIAGYDDMGPHIFQTCPSANYFDCKAMSIGARSQSARTYLERKMEEFQDCDLNDLVKHGLQALRETLPADQNLATKNVSIGIVGKDIDFTIYDDEDVAPFLEGLEERPQRKAAPSDDAPSSEKPEEPMEH